The following coding sequences lie in one Drosophila sulfurigaster albostrigata strain 15112-1811.04 chromosome 2R, ASM2355843v2, whole genome shotgun sequence genomic window:
- the LOC133836269 gene encoding LOW QUALITY PROTEIN: testis-specific zinc finger protein topi (The sequence of the model RefSeq protein was modified relative to this genomic sequence to represent the inferred CDS: inserted 2 bases in 1 codon): MDGDLNLFDGGEFVMAEFECDAELLVDRSCELEQGATVLVANESDGVFNYEDLSQFFXGITNGIQMETEDAVERTLADPDLKQILQEADDKVDFDPEAEREKLRDFLQVPTATLKQPVSIIKCSNCNGLFHSVAFQEHRCEVNAKPTIAAATPKQPPVANIEKPVQPKKLPSERILIENQVRIRRYVKEELKYDLETGVDSSKVKKSASKGPNECNICDRKFVHASGLVRHMEKHALDLIPTQSNVPHSALSALGLIVVLECNKCGRVFYDVKIALEHISVHYPLLPKAKKSTTVQETEADLKRQLSALSVEGNQLLAVSMQLDKLQRYEHELFSSLILSHVLQCEFCDYIFADVKLMLKHEATHLPERRFECFACSLVMTTAKEASVHYQTDCVYMREGLKQLQMCPNRYFVCNVCELKFANVELLQEHRYSAYHYYPRLSESGKRMILPCDFCASNFEYAHEIQPHYEEKHLNKKKREKELRNNSGNAGGNAAVGRLRQYLCDICGKSYTQSSHLWQHLRFHQGVKPFVCDEPGCGRKFTIRPDLNDHTRKCHTGERPYHCLVCGKRFLTGSVFYQHRLIHRGERRYECDECGKRFYRADALKNHQRIHTGEKPYDCQYCTKTFRQRGDRDKHVRARHSHLDENARLMMRMQKLELETAAALKAKQMQESSRDGEFLTDGSALTSGMLADQQYDMVELDPNDFCDAAEFEQVEIATDNTDYEVISYEPEALETVEVPQFAKKNARVVVVENNAAQPFYF; this comes from the exons ATGGATGGGGATTTGAATTTGTTCGATGGCGGCGAGTTTGTTATGGCCGAGTTTGAATGCGATGCCGAATTGCTCGTGGATCGCAGCTGTGAACTGGAACAAGGCGCCACTGTGCTGGTGGCCAATGAGAGCGATGGCGTTTTTAACTATGAGGATCTCAGTCAGTTTTT TGGCATCACGAATGGGATACAGATGGAAACAGAGGATGCCGTTGAGCGTACACTGGCGGATCCGGATTTGAAGCAAATACTACAGGAAGCCGATGATAAGGTTGACTTTGATCCGGAAGCGGAGCGGGAAAAGTTGCGTGATTTCCTTCAAGTGCCAACTGCTACTTTGAAGCAACCGGTGAGCATCATCAAGTGTTCCAATTGCAATGGTCTCTTCCATTCTGTTGCCTTTCAAGAACATCGCTGTGAAGTCAACGCAAAGccaacaattgcagctgctACTCCAAAGCAACCACCAGTTGCCAACATAGAGAAACCTGTGCAGCCCAAGAAACTGCCCAGTGAACGCATTCTCATCGAGAATCAGGTCCGCATACGTCGATATGTCAAAGAAGAGCTCAAATACGATCTGGAGACGGGCGTCGACAGTTCCAAGGTGAAGAAGTCCGCCTCCAAAGGTCCCAACGAGTGCAACATTTGTGATCGTAAGTTTGTACACGCTTCCGGTTTGGTGCGTCACATGGAAAAGCATGCGCTGGATTTGATACCCACACAGTCAAATGTGCCTCACTCGGCGCTCTCAGCGTTGGGTCTGATCGTTGTTCTCGAGTGCAATAAATGCGGTCGCGTCTTCTACGATGTCAAAATAGCACTCGAACACATTTCCGTGCATTATCCATTGCtgccaaaagcaaagaagTCCACAACAGTGCAAGAAACTGAAGCGGATTTGAAGCGTCAACTGAGTGCGTTGTCCGTTGAGGGAAATCAGCTGCTTGCGGTCAGCATGCAGCTGGATAAGCTTCAGCGCTATGAGCATGAATTGTTCTCCTCGCTCATTTTGAGTCATGTGCTTCAATGCGAGTTTTGTGATTACATCTTTGCGGATGTCAAATTAATGCTAAAGCATGAGGCAACTCATTTGCCTGAACGTCGTTTCGAGTGTTTCGCTTGCAGCCTGGTGATGACCACCGCCAAGGAGGCCAGTGTGCATTATCAAACTGATTGTGTGTATATGAGGGAAGGTCTCAAGCAGTTGCAGATGTGTCCCAATCGctattttgtttgcaatgtGTGCGAACTCAAGTTTGCCAATGTGGAGTTGCTCCAAGAACATCG TTACAGTGCATATCACTATTATCCTCGCCTCAGCGAGTCTGGGAAGCGTATGATTCTGCCCTGTGATTTTTGTGCCAGCAACTTTGAGTATGCCCATGAAATACAGCCGCATTACGAAGAGAAGcatctaaataaaaaaaagcgtGAAAAGGAGTTGCGCAATAACAGTGGTAACGCTGGCGGCAATGCTGCAGTTGGTCGCTTACGGCAATATCTTTGCGATATTTGTGGCAAATCCTATACACAATCGAGCCACTTGTGGCAGCATTTGCGTTTCCATCAGG GTGTCAAGCCCTTTGTTTGCGATGAGCCAGGATGTGGACGCAAGTTTACCATACGTCCAGATCTCAACGATCACACCCGCAAATGTCACACGGGCGAAAGGCCGTATCATTGTCTGGTGTGTGGGAAGCGATTTCTCACAGGCTCCGTATTCTATCAGCATCGTCTCATCCATCGTGGTGAGCGTCGTTATGAGTGTGACGAGTGTGGCAAGCGTTTCTATCGTGCGGATGCCTTGAAAAATCATCAACGTATTCACACCGGCGAGAAGCCATATGATTGCCAATACTGCACCAAAACGTTTCGACAGCGTGGCGATCGGGACAAACATGTGAGAGCGCGTCATTCGCATTTGGATGAGAATGCCAGGTTGATGATGCGAATGCAAAAACTTGAGCTGGAAACTGCGGCTGCACTTAAGGCTAAGCAAATGCAGGAGAGCAGTAGGGATGGTGAATTTCTCACGGATGGCAGCGCGTTGACATCTGGGATGTTGGCGGATCAACAGTACGACATGGTTGAACTAGATCCGAATGATTTCTGTGATGCAGCTGAATTCGAGCAAGTGGAAATTGCGACTGATAATACGGACTATGAGGTGATATCGTATGAGCCTGAGGCATTGGAGACGGTTGAGGTGCCACAGTTTGCGAAGAAAAACGCTAGAGTTGTTGTGGTTGAAAATAACGCTGCCCAACcgttttatttctaa
- the LOC133836272 gene encoding mucin-2, which yields MELPVLSVLVLMLLPLLSSVYIVASDATAATTRRSKNATVSADIGQNSSQSRQHISSSSRGQRSRGVAQYRLPLPLDEAETALPASNSNKNNNNRVQTMRRRNQVVMRRRPLTNTTTTTTTTTTTTTTTTTPRPSLANGFNFFNPNFWSFGQQSLVPVSAPTKQPHPHPPKKFTHSPSSSSKDEKLGYRKQQKTTVKPRRSTTTSTTTTTTIPTPTRSTEGPFRIALPTITFPSASGKDKEKDKRAAADLRQRFNCPRENEVRFQLFPKICKTDKDCVVWQRDEICCDIFGANSCVAGIAKPLEETAHAPILGLIPRKCPTRPLAELWWDVQECRTDMDCWPRVCCPDGRRRYCRTSQPELETVPVPVKRSFDYLSEYLECTAPPPPIFDLHPKACTSTLDCFPNVCCQEAGLRHCRPPKKSVLTLMANFLNVDFVKRLTQNIVIK from the exons ATGGAATTGCCAGTGTTGAGTGTGTTAGTGttaatgctgctgccacttctAAGCAGTGTTTATATTGTGGCAAGtgatgcaacagcagcgacgacgCGTCGCTCAAAAAATGCAACAGTCTCAGCAGACATTGGCCAAAATAGCAGCCAAAGTCGTCAGCATATCAGTTCCAGTTCCCGTGGCCAAAGATCTCGCGGTGTTGCACAATACaggctgccgctgccgcttgATGAGGCAGAAACTGCGCTGCCCgccagcaatagcaacaaaaataacaacaatcgAGTGCAGACCATGCGCAGGCGTAATCAAGTTGTTATGCGACGCAGGCCACTTACCAAcactaccacaacaacaacaactacgactacaacaaccacaacgacaacaa CGCCGCGTCCCAGTTTGGCCAATGGCTTCAATTTCTTCAATCCGAACTTCTGGAGCTTTGGCCAGCAAAGTCTTGTACCCGTAAGTGCGCCCACAAAGCAGCCGCATCCACATCCGCCCAAGAAGTTCACGCACTCGCCGTCGAGCAGTTCCAAGGACGAGAAACTTGGCTATCGCAAGCAGCAGAAGACCACAGTGAAGCCCAGGCGCAGTACAACAACAtcgacgacaacaaccacgacgATACCAACTCCAACACGATCCACGGAGGGGCCATTCCGCATTGCGTTGCCCACAATCACTTTTCCCAGTGCCAGTGGCAAGGATAAGGAGAAGGATAAACGAGCTGCTGCCGATCTACGACAGCGTTTCAATTGCCCGCGGGAGAACGAAGTACGTTTCCAGTTGTTCCCCAAGATCTGCAAGACGGACAAGGATTGTGTGGTCTGGCAGCGAGACGAAATCTGCTGCGACATCTTTGGCGCCAACAGCTGCGTGGCTGGTATTGCTAAACCGCTAGAGGAGACGGCACACGCAC CCATACTCGGTTTAATACCTCGCAAGTGCCCGACTCGTCCGCTGGCCGAACTCTGGTGGGATGTGCAGGAATGTCGCACAGACATGGATTGCTGGCCACGCGTCTGTTGCCCAGATGGACGTCGACGATACTGTCGCACCTCACAGCCAGAGTTGGAAACAGTTCCAGTGCCAGTCAAGCGCTCCTTTGATTATC TGTCGGAGTACTTGGAGTGCACGGCGCCGCCGCCGCCCATCTTTGATCTGCATCCAAAGGCCTGCACATCCACGCTGGACTGCTTTCCCAATGTGTGCTGTCAGGAGGCGGGATTGCGGCATTGTCGACCACCTAAGAAATCGGTGCTCACACTGATGGCCAATTTCCTCAACGTTGACTTTGTAAAGCGTCTGacacaaaatattgttatcaagtaa
- the LOC133836284 gene encoding small ribosomal subunit protein uS14 produces MGFATLWYSHPRKYGQGSRCCRACSNRHGLIRKYGLNICRQCFREYANDIGFKKLD; encoded by the exons ATGGGTTTCGCTACTCTCTGGTATTCGCATCCCCGTAAATACGGCCAAGGCTCCCGTTGCTG CCGTGCATGCTCCAACCGTCACGGTCTGATCCGTAAATACGGTCTGAACATCTGCCGTCAGTGCTTCAGGGAATACGCCAACGATATTGGCTTCAAGAAG CTGGATTAA